The stretch of DNA GAGAGGTGGGTAAAAAACTGCACACTGCCCGCAGCCGCAACGACCAGGTGGCCCTGGATGTGCGCATGTACCTGCGGGATGAGCTGGACAGGGTCAGGCAGCTGCTGGCCGGACTAGCGGGCGAGCTGCTGGATATGGCGGAAAAACACCTGGACACGGTTATGCCCGGTTACACGCACCTGCAGAGGGCCCAGCCCGTCACCCTGGCCCATCATCTGCTGGCTTATTGCCAGATGTTCTTAAGGGATAGGGACCGCCTGGCGGACTGCCGCCGCCGGGTCAATGTGCTGCCCCTGGGGGCCGGGGCCCTGGCCGGCACCACCTTCCCCCTGGACCGGGAGTACGTGGCCCGGGAACTGGGGTTTGATGCCATTACCGAGAACAGTCTGGATGCAGTGAGCGACCGGGATTTCGCCGTGGATTTCGCCGCCGCCGCGTCCCTGATCATGGTGCACCTGAGCCGTTTTTGTGAGGAAATCATCCTCTGGTCATCGGCGGAGTTCAGTTTTATCGAGTTGGACGATGCCTACAGCACGGGCAGCAGTATGATGCCCCAGAAGAAAAATCCCGACGTGGCGGAGCTGATCCGGGGTAAGAGCGGCCGGGTATTTGGGGATTTAACCGCTCTGTTGACCATGCTGAAAGGACTGCCCCTGGCTTACAACAAGGATATGCAGGAGGATAAAGAAGCCCTGTTTGACGCGGTGGATACCGTGAAAAAGTGCCTGCTGATTTTCCGGCCCCTGGTGGCCACCATGCGGGTTAAAAAGGAAAACATGTCCCGGGCGGCCC from Desulfoscipio gibsoniae DSM 7213 encodes:
- the argH gene encoding argininosuccinate lyase: MAKLWSGRFQKETDRLVDDFHSSISFDSRLYKYDITGSIAHAKMLAKVGIISHQEADSIVGGLTDILAGIEAGRVEFSVAAEDIHMNVEQLLIASIGEVGKKLHTARSRNDQVALDVRMYLRDELDRVRQLLAGLAGELLDMAEKHLDTVMPGYTHLQRAQPVTLAHHLLAYCQMFLRDRDRLADCRRRVNVLPLGAGALAGTTFPLDREYVARELGFDAITENSLDAVSDRDFAVDFAAAASLIMVHLSRFCEEIILWSSAEFSFIELDDAYSTGSSMMPQKKNPDVAELIRGKSGRVFGDLTALLTMLKGLPLAYNKDMQEDKEALFDAVDTVKKCLLIFRPLVATMRVKKENMSRAARGGFTNATDLADYLVQQGVPFREAHAIVGRTVAYCLERNKSLEELSLEELHNFSPSIKEDVYAAIGVAHCVAARSITGGPAPEAVQEAIRTARRRL